A window of the Cetobacterium somerae ATCC BAA-474 genome harbors these coding sequences:
- a CDS encoding carboxypeptidase M32, translating to MDLFYEKKQEALKIELKEIEYLKYTLNTLLYWDKLIYMPKGAIGYRSEIIQFLSKDIYNRFSSPKFLKLQEYFEKSPKKNEVIEATLKKIKNNSNFVQKIPLKEYEDYMNLITLSEDIWKKAKVENSFDEFSLCLEKIVAHFKNFTKYWGYKKTPYDALLRYYDIDINCDELDILIEDLKKFIIPLVKEIEKNSRDSIAKDFSGEYDFNKQMELSKYILSITGFDFTYGRVDLGEHPTTLAASPKDVRVVTSFDKNDLKVGIYNTFHEAGKGLYEQGISENLLGTLLAEVSSQVLEESQARFYENIVGRDKNISSLILKKIKELFPQLKDKEDIDFYRLVNEVKPSPIRIEADELTYILHIIIRYEIEKDLLEGRLDVKDLPELWNKKYKEYLGVVPKSFSEGVLQDIHWASGYFGFFPVYLIAELYSHQLKKTLEKECNISSENIDVENLKKINIWLRDNIYCHGALYSSKEILKRLTGENLSSKYYIEYLKSKYYKLYNIK from the coding sequence ATGGATTTGTTTTATGAGAAAAAGCAAGAGGCACTAAAAATAGAGTTAAAAGAGATAGAGTATTTGAAATATACATTAAATACACTTCTTTATTGGGATAAACTTATATATATGCCAAAAGGAGCTATTGGTTATAGATCTGAAATTATTCAATTTTTAAGTAAGGATATATATAATAGGTTTTCATCACCAAAATTTTTAAAACTTCAAGAGTATTTTGAAAAATCACCTAAGAAAAATGAAGTAATAGAAGCTACTTTAAAGAAAATAAAGAACAACTCTAACTTTGTTCAAAAAATACCTTTAAAAGAGTATGAAGATTATATGAACCTTATAACTCTATCTGAAGATATTTGGAAAAAAGCAAAAGTTGAAAATAGTTTTGATGAGTTTTCTCTATGTTTAGAAAAGATTGTAGCACATTTTAAAAATTTTACTAAGTATTGGGGATATAAAAAAACACCATACGATGCACTTCTTAGATACTATGATATTGATATAAACTGCGATGAGTTAGATATATTAATAGAAGATTTGAAAAAATTTATAATTCCATTGGTAAAAGAGATAGAAAAAAATAGCAGAGATAGTATAGCTAAAGATTTTAGTGGAGAGTATGATTTTAATAAACAGATGGAGCTTTCAAAATATATTTTAAGTATTACAGGTTTTGATTTTACTTATGGAAGGGTAGATTTAGGAGAGCACCCAACAACTTTAGCAGCTTCTCCAAAGGATGTAAGAGTGGTAACATCTTTTGATAAAAATGATTTGAAAGTTGGAATATATAACACCTTTCATGAAGCTGGAAAAGGGCTTTATGAGCAAGGTATAAGTGAGAATCTTTTGGGGACTCTTTTAGCAGAGGTAAGTTCTCAAGTTTTAGAGGAATCTCAAGCTAGATTTTATGAGAATATAGTTGGAAGAGATAAAAATATATCATCACTTATTTTAAAAAAAATAAAAGAACTATTTCCACAGTTAAAGGATAAAGAGGATATAGATTTTTATAGATTAGTTAATGAGGTTAAACCATCTCCAATTAGAATAGAAGCAGATGAGCTAACATATATTTTACATATAATTATAAGGTATGAGATAGAAAAAGATTTGTTAGAAGGAAGATTGGATGTAAAAGATTTACCAGAGCTTTGGAATAAAAAATATAAAGAGTATTTAGGAGTTGTACCAAAATCTTTTTCAGAAGGGGTGCTTCAAGACATACATTGGGCGAGTGGATATTTTGGATTTTTTCCAGTATATCTAATAGCTGAACTATACTCACATCAATTGAAAAAAACTTTAGAGAAAGAGTGTAATATTTCAAGTGAAAATATAGATGTAGAGAACTTAAAAAAAATAAATATCTGGTTACGAGACAATATATATTGTCATGGTGCTCTTTATAGTTCAAAGGAGATATTAAAGAGATTAACTGGAGAAAATCTAAGTTCAAAGTATTACATTGAGTATTTAAAAAGTAAGTATTATAAACTATACAATATAAAATAA
- a CDS encoding helix-turn-helix transcriptional regulator: MNLDSIYDLKIEDISLGYVYNLKKQNFTCIFCGETFDEGIVYEDNHNFITAKRAIEQHIEREHNGVLKTLLSLEKDITGLTEIQSKVITGLMEKKESKKLAEEMGISPSTVRTHKFYLQKLKRQSKIFLTIMNLLELQEEEVESKELLKNEKLNEELLKSSCETNSLHPFFTQYNLK; the protein is encoded by the coding sequence GTGAATTTAGATAGTATTTATGATTTAAAAATAGAGGATATATCTTTAGGATATGTTTATAACTTAAAAAAGCAGAATTTTACTTGTATCTTTTGTGGTGAAACCTTTGATGAAGGGATAGTTTATGAGGATAATCATAATTTTATAACAGCAAAAAGGGCAATAGAACAGCATATAGAAAGAGAGCACAATGGAGTGCTAAAAACTTTGCTATCTTTAGAAAAAGATATAACTGGTTTAACAGAGATTCAAAGTAAAGTGATAACAGGACTTATGGAAAAAAAAGAGAGTAAAAAGTTGGCTGAAGAGATGGGAATATCTCCATCTACAGTGAGAACACATAAGTTTTATTTACAAAAGTTAAAAAGACAATCAAAAATATTTTTAACAATAATGAATTTATTAGAGCTTCAAGAGGAGGAAGTTGAATCTAAAGAGTTATTAAAAAATGAAAAACTAAATGAGGAGCTTTTAAAAAGTAGTTGTGAAACTAACTCTTTACATCCATTTTTTACACAATATAATTTGAAGTAA
- a CDS encoding MBOAT family O-acyltransferase, whose translation MLFYFKYYDFFLNNINAIFSADFTLLKLILPLGISFFTFQQLSYLVDSYKGKGKTYDFLSYCLFVTFFPQLIAGPIVLPSEMLPQFEDHKNKVVNYENLNRGLYLFSIGLAKKVLIADSISPFADAGFDKMVSLTFIEAWLTSISYTMQLYFDFSGYCDMAMGIALMFNIILPLNFNSPYKATNIQDFWKRWHMTLGRFLTNYLYIPLGGNRNGEGKTLRNLLIVFLVSGIWHGAG comes from the coding sequence ATGTTATTTTATTTTAAGTATTATGATTTTTTCTTAAATAATATAAATGCAATATTTAGTGCTGACTTTACACTGTTAAAATTAATCCTACCTCTTGGAATAAGTTTCTTCACTTTTCAACAGTTATCATATTTAGTGGATAGTTATAAAGGAAAAGGAAAAACTTATGATTTTCTAAGTTATTGTTTATTTGTTACATTTTTTCCACAGCTAATAGCTGGTCCAATTGTACTACCATCAGAGATGTTACCACAGTTTGAAGATCATAAAAATAAAGTGGTAAACTATGAAAATCTTAATAGAGGATTGTATCTTTTTTCAATTGGACTTGCTAAAAAAGTTTTAATTGCAGATTCAATATCACCATTTGCAGATGCAGGTTTTGATAAAATGGTTAGTTTAACATTTATAGAAGCTTGGTTAACATCAATTTCTTACACAATGCAACTATATTTTGATTTTAGTGGGTACTGTGATATGGCAATGGGAATAGCGCTTATGTTTAATATAATTTTACCACTTAATTTTAACTCACCATATAAGGCAACTAATATCCAGGATTTTTGGAAACGTTGGCATATGACTTTGGGAAGATTTTTAACAAACTATCTTTATATCCCTCTTGGAGGAAATCGTAATGGAGAAGGTAAAACTTTAAGAAATTTATTAATAGTTTTTTTAGTTAGTGGAATATGGCATGGAGCTGGATGA